ATAGCGTATGGAATATATCAGACCTCCGTTTAAGATAGATATCGCTGGTACTTTTTTACTCCCACCGAGTCTAAAAGATGCTCAAGAACAATATCGTGACGGACGGATTAGCAAGATTACATTGCGTGCCATAGAAGATGCCGAGATACGTAATCTAATAGAAAAGTTGAAAATAATAGGTTTAGAAGTCGTTACTGATGGGCGCTTCCGCAATGCTTCTTGGCCATTTGATTTTATGTGGAATTTAGAAGGCATAGAGTCATGTGATATAAGAAGAAATGCTCTAAAACTGATAGGAAGACTTGGTTTTCCCTCTATTCATCCCATTTTAGAGGACTTTATGTACCTCACTGGAATAACTGGAGGAGATGTTATTGCTAAACAAGTGCTACCTGCTCCTTCGTTGTTGTTAGCTGAATTGTTGAGTAATGATAACTGCGAACAGTTAAGAGTCTTTTATCCTGATAACGAGTTATTGTTAGCTGATATTGCAAAGGTTTATCAAAAACTTATTCAAGAGCTTTACACATTAGGTTGCCGTTATGTGCAGTTTGATGATAATACTAGAGTAATTACTCCTGAAGCTATTGAAGTAAATAATATGTCTCTAGTTGGGCATGCTCCAGATTTATTTGTTGCATTTCATGCTTCGGCTCAAATGCTATCTTCTTTGAATGGAGTTGATGCGTTTTTCCTTGATTATAATAATGAGAGTTGTGGCAAGACTTCGCTATTATGGTTTATTCGTGAACAAAAAGCAACTTTTGGTTTTATACCTTCTCATTATCCGCTACCCGATGAATTAGATGATATATATGAGGCTATAGATGAAGTAACTTCTTATATTTCTTTAGACCGTCTTAGTTTATGTGTTCCTAATGCTCAAATATTGTCTAATGAGGATTATGAAATAGCTCAAAAAAAACAATGGGATACATTGAATATGGCTAAGGTAGCAGTGACAAAACTTTGGCCTGAAGAAGCTGTTGTAGAAAAATAAAGTCTTTATAACTAGTATATTTTCAAAGAATAAACTCTGCCAAGTTTATTTATGGAAGCCCGGGCGAAGTGATTCGATCGGGCTTTAATTTTATTTTATTCAATACAATTATTAAGAGCAGTGTGGGATGATAATGAAAACATTCTGTACATTTGCATTATATTTTAATAGTACATACCATTTATTATGATAGATTTTACTCGATTTCCTTCACCTTGCTACATTATGGAAGAAGAATTGCTAAGAAAAAATCTTTCTCTTATTAAAGAAGTCAAAGAGAGGGCAGGAGTTGAAATAATTCTTGCTTTTAAGTCTTTTGCAATGTGGAGGTCTTTCCCTATTTTTAGAGAATACATAAATCATTCTACTGCTAGCTCTGTTTATGAAGCTCGTTTGGCGTTTGAAGAATTTGGAAGTAAAGCACACACTTATTCTCCTGCTTATACTGAATCTGACTTTTCTGAAATCATGCGTTATAGTAGTCATATCAGTTTCAATTCATTGACACAGTTTGAACGTTTCTATCCTATGATTGGTAAGCAAAATATTTCATGTGGACTGCGAATTAACCCAGAATACTCAGAAGTTGAAACGGAGCTTTATAATCCATGTGCGCCGGGTACTCGCTTTGGGATTACAGCCGATCTTTTACCTGAAATTTTACCTTTAGGCGTTGAAGGGTTTCATTGTCATACTCTTTGTGAATCTACTTCTTTCGAGTTAGAAAGGACATTAACCCATATTGAAGAGAAATTTTCGGGATGGTTCTCTCAGATCAAATGGTTGAATCTTGGAGGAGGACATTTAATGACTCGAAAAGATTATGATGTGGAGCACCTGATCGGCTTGTTGCGCAGTTTAAGAGAACGTTATCCACATTTACAAATTATCCTTGAACCTGGTTCAGCTTTTACTTGGCAAACAGGTGTGTTGACTTCAGAAATTGTGGATGTGGTAGAGAGCAGAGGCATTAAAACAGCTATACTCAATGTAAGCTTTACCTGTCACATGCCCGATTGTTTGGAGATGCCTTATCAACCAACTGTACGGGGTGCAGAAATGGGAGAGGAAGGTCCTTATGTTTATCGTCTTGGAGGTAACTCTTGTTTAAGTGGTGATTATATGGGAAGTTGGAGTTTTGATCATGAATTAAAGATAGGTGAACGTGTTGTTTTTGAAGATATGATTCATTATACAATGGTTAAAACAAATATGTTTAATGGAATTCATCATCCTGCTATTGGATTATGGACAAAAGAAGGGAATGCTGAAATCTACAAACAATTTACTTATGAAGATTATAGAGATAGAATGAGTTGATAATCAAAAGAATCCTTTGTTTTAGGAAATAAAGTGATGATAATTGATCGAAAAAATCAGGCGGAATATTTGCATATATAGAGGAAATATCTACCTTTGCATCCGCAATCGCGAAAGTAGCTCAGTTGGTAGAGCACAACCTTGCCAAGGTTGGGGTCGCGGGTTCGAGTCCCGTCTTTCGCTCAATAAGTATTTATGCCTAGCCCAGGTGGCGGAATGGTAGACGCGCTAGTTTCAGGTACTAGTGTTAGCAATGACGTGCAAGTTCGAGTCTTGTTCTGGGCACCATGGTAATTAGGTATTTATTGTTTGACATATTGGAGGGATGGCGGAATTGGTAGACGCGCTACTTTGAGGGGGTAGTGACAGTTATGTCGTGTGAGTTCGAGTCTCATTCTCTTCACCAGTATAGTTTGAATGTTTGCGAAAGTAGCTCAGTTGGTAGAGCACAACCTTGCCAAGGTTGGGGTCGCGGGTTCGAGTCCCGTCTTTCGCTCATCAAGAGGATGTCTTCAAAAGGCATCCTCTTTTTATGTCCCCCTATTTGAACTTGCTAAAGTTCAAATAGGGGGTCAGTCTTTAAATTTGGGGATTTAATAATTCGTTCTTTTCTATTTACCTTATAAAATATTACTTTTGCTTCATGCCAAAGAAACCAATCGATTATAAGTATATATTGTCCATGTTCCTTCCCAAAGGGATGCTTGACTATTTTGATTTTACGGACTATTCAGATATGGGTGATTATTATATATTCTCTCTTGAAGAGAAAAATACCATACCGGACGAGTATTCAAGTCTTCCGCTAGTTTCAAAAGGTTTCTATCCCGAGATAACAGTTACCGATTTTCCTGTTCGTGACCGCACTGTATATTTAAAAGTTAAACGTCGCAGATGGGAGGATAAGCAAACGGGTAAGACATACAGCAGGGACTGGCAATTGGTTGCAGACGGAACTAGGATAACAGCCGAGTTCGGTTCTTTTTTAAAAGAGCTATCTTGATAATCATGAGGTTAGTATAAAATTAGTAGCCGACTTCTGCCATATGAAGTCTAAGACACTTAACGATTACTACAAAGAACATCTAAGCGGCTATCGTTCCTGGAACCAGCTCTCGCATGCTGATGAGTATATGTATTTCAAGGACAATTTAGGTGAGAATATATCTATTGACGAAACAGCCTTCAGCAATGGAGAGCTATATACCATTGTAACCAATAAAGCAGGTCATGGTAAGCATGGTACGGTTATAGCCATGATAAAGGGAACAAAAGCTGAGGATGTATGCAAATACCTGATGAAGTTACCAGAAGGAAAACGTAGGATGGTCAAGAACGTGACACTTGACATGGCCGGAAGTATGAGACAAATAGCCAAGAGGTGTTTTCCTTACGCTACGCAGATCATAGACCGCTTTCATGTACAAATGCAGATGCAGGAAGCATTGCAGGAGCTACGTGTGCAATATCGATGGCAGGCTATTGAGCAGGAGAACTCAGATATACAAAGAGCAAGAACAGAAAGAAGAAAATATATACCTCAATGTTTTGATAACGGAGATACCATCAGGCAGCTTCTTGTCCGAAGCAGATATCTACTATTCAAGAGTCCTGATAAATGGACAAACTCTCAAAGAATAAGGGCTGAAATACTCTTTAAACAGTTTGACGATATAAAACAATTATATTATTTGGCTCTGCAACTCGGACAGATATACTCTCAAAACTATGATAAAAATGTTGCAAGAGCAAAGCTTGCACTGTGGTTCAACAAGGTAGAGGAATGGAATTACCCTCAGTTCAATACGGTAATAGAAACCTTTAAAAATCACAATGATAGGATATTGAATTTCTTTGAAAACAGACTCACAAATGCAGCAGCTGAATCTTTCAATGCCAAGCTTAAATCCTTTAGGGCTACATTCAGAGGAGTAAATGATGTAAAATTCTATCTTTATAGAGTGATGATGCTATATGCGTAATGGTTAAATCCCCAAGAATAATGACTGAGCCCAAATAGGGGGACAATTTAATGTTGATTTTGAATGATAAACTATAGAGGATCAAGCATCTATAAGTATTATTTGAAACGAATGTTTCTTTTAAATATCACAGTCGTTGTCTTTCCTCCTCAGAAGCTGAATTTCCTTTGTATTTACTTCTAGAAGCATTGAATTTATATCGAATTGAAAACTGAAACGAGCGAGTATCCAAGTCCTTGTTAATGAATGATGTAACTGGG
This is a stretch of genomic DNA from uncultured Bacteroides sp.. It encodes these proteins:
- a CDS encoding methionine synthase produces the protein MEYIRPPFKIDIAGTFLLPPSLKDAQEQYRDGRISKITLRAIEDAEIRNLIEKLKIIGLEVVTDGRFRNASWPFDFMWNLEGIESCDIRRNALKLIGRLGFPSIHPILEDFMYLTGITGGDVIAKQVLPAPSLLLAELLSNDNCEQLRVFYPDNELLLADIAKVYQKLIQELYTLGCRYVQFDDNTRVITPEAIEVNNMSLVGHAPDLFVAFHASAQMLSSLNGVDAFFLDYNNESCGKTSLLWFIREQKATFGFIPSHYPLPDELDDIYEAIDEVTSYISLDRLSLCVPNAQILSNEDYEIAQKKQWDTLNMAKVAVTKLWPEEAVVEK
- a CDS encoding transposase; the protein is MKSKTLNDYYKEHLSGYRSWNQLSHADEYMYFKDNLGENISIDETAFSNGELYTIVTNKAGHGKHGTVIAMIKGTKAEDVCKYLMKLPEGKRRMVKNVTLDMAGSMRQIAKRCFPYATQIIDRFHVQMQMQEALQELRVQYRWQAIEQENSDIQRARTERRKYIPQCFDNGDTIRQLLVRSRYLLFKSPDKWTNSQRIRAEILFKQFDDIKQLYYLALQLGQIYSQNYDKNVARAKLALWFNKVEEWNYPQFNTVIETFKNHNDRILNFFENRLTNAAAESFNAKLKSFRATFRGVNDVKFYLYRVMMLYA
- the nspC gene encoding carboxynorspermidine decarboxylase; translated protein: MIDFTRFPSPCYIMEEELLRKNLSLIKEVKERAGVEIILAFKSFAMWRSFPIFREYINHSTASSVYEARLAFEEFGSKAHTYSPAYTESDFSEIMRYSSHISFNSLTQFERFYPMIGKQNISCGLRINPEYSEVETELYNPCAPGTRFGITADLLPEILPLGVEGFHCHTLCESTSFELERTLTHIEEKFSGWFSQIKWLNLGGGHLMTRKDYDVEHLIGLLRSLRERYPHLQIILEPGSAFTWQTGVLTSEIVDVVESRGIKTAILNVSFTCHMPDCLEMPYQPTVRGAEMGEEGPYVYRLGGNSCLSGDYMGSWSFDHELKIGERVVFEDMIHYTMVKTNMFNGIHHPAIGLWTKEGNAEIYKQFTYEDYRDRMS
- a CDS encoding transposase yields the protein MPKKPIDYKYILSMFLPKGMLDYFDFTDYSDMGDYYIFSLEEKNTIPDEYSSLPLVSKGFYPEITVTDFPVRDRTVYLKVKRRRWEDKQTGKTYSRDWQLVADGTRITAEFGSFLKELS